CAACAATTAAAACGGCAATATTTCTTTTATGATTTCGAATTGGATAGACTTTTTGTCTGATTAACTTGTCTTCTTGATTACGTGCAAGCAAGCCTTCTGAATTAAGAGCTGTTTCAAAAGTGCGTAAAACGCCAGGTTCATTTTCACGCTTCGCTGCTTTTCCTACAACTGTCTCTTTATATAACGAAGGAATAGTTAATGGAGGTTTATGATAAATAACCACCGCTTCACTAGTATATATGTTAATAATATCAATGAACGCATCTTGCTCAGAATACATAGGACTCATTTCTATTTTGCTAGCTTGAAAACTAATTTCAGCAATATCTTCTTCAGTTAAATCAGAATATTTTTGACATAGTTCAGCAATCTGAGCTTTAATCATCTGTCATCACAATCATTTCAGCGATTTCAATCATTGGTGAACGTTTATCCATACTGAGAGTTCGAATCATCTGATAAGCATCTTCTTCAGTAATTTTGTTTTCAATCATTAAGATGCCTTTAGCACGCTCAATAATTTTTCGTTCTTCTAGTTTTTTAGTTAACTTGTTTAATTGTTCTTCTAATTTTTGTGTTTCTTTGCCTTTAGCAATACTCATTTCAACCGTCGGAATCAATGATTTCTCATCTAAAGGTTTCACTAAGTAGCCTAAAGCACCGAAATTTTTTGCTCGTTCAGTATTTGTAGGATCGCTAAATGCTGATAATAGAATAATGCCGCCTGCTAAATTCTCAGAAGCAATTTTCTTTCCTGCTTTTAAACCGTCTAATAAAGGCATTTGAATATCCATAATGACTAAATCGGGATGTTGACTTTTACAAAGTTCTATTGCTTCAAACCCGTCTGAAGCTTCGCCTACAACATCGTAGCCGCCTGCTTCTAAAATATCACGAATATCCATCCTTGTAATAGGTTCATCATCGACTATTACAATTCTTCCATTCATTCTGTCACTTCCTATTCTTTTTTATTCAAATAAAACGTTAACAAAGGCATTTAAGAAAATTTCAAAGCTTCTTATCCAAACAATCACTACACAGTTAGACACTTATGTTTTTGTAATTCTAGTACCTGTGAAACCTAAAATTGTTTCAAGTCCACTTAATACTTCAGATAATGCTGACTCGACTGAAGCAACATCTCCTGTAATTACAACTGATCCGCTAAAGCGATCAATAAATCCAATCTGAACGTTTGCCGCTTTCGTTGCAATATCAACAGCAATGATGGCTGCTTCACTAGGTGTGATTGTTAAAATGCCAATCGCATTATAGTTACTTTCCAATAAACCTAATTTTTCATAGATTGTTTGATCTGGACTAGCGATAATGTGCGCTAATGTGACTTGTTTTCCTGGTACATACTCTTGAATCATTCTTTGTTTCTCTTCCATTTTTCCACCTATTTTCTACATGTTATTGGAAAATCTGACCTAAAATTACTTGTTGATATCATACTTATGTTAGAAAAAAGAACATAAAAAGCCCCTTAAAAAAAGACAGAATCTCTTTTAAGGAGCATCATTGCTCAGTAATTGTTTATTACGCACGCCTTTGTGCTCGTCATTATTATATTCTAGCTGGAAAGCGATGTCAATCCTCTAAACTAACATTGTCTCTAAAATCTCTTCAATCTCTAATTCTTTTGGTATTCTTGGATTTGTTGCCGTACATCCATCTTTTAGTGCTCCAACAGCAATAGCATGCTTTTCTTTTGTGAACACTTCTTTAGTTATGCCACATTCACTTAACGTTGTTGGCATATTTAATTTTTTTTGTAATTGTTTAATTTCATTAATTAAACTACGGACACCTATGCGTGTATTACTAGCCGGTAAACCTAAAAGCTTAGCTAGCGCCGTGTATCGCTTAGCAGCTTCACTTGTTGGAATACTTTGGAAGTCTGTGATTCCAGCGTTATAACGAATAACATGTTGCAAAAGTAATGTATTCATACGACCGTGTGGAATATGGAATTTCGCACCAGCGGTATGAGCAATTCCATGGTTCAAACCTAATGACGTAATGTTAAAAGCCATCCCAGCTAAACATGAAGCATTGTGCATTTTTTCCCGTGCTTCCATATCGTCTCCATTGCGATAAGCTCGTTCTAAATAATCAAAAACAAGCATCACGACTTTTTCACATAAAGCATCCGAATAATCATTGGCTTTAGTTGACACGTAAGCTTCTAGAGCATGGGTTAAAACATCCATTCCTGTATCAGCTGTAATTGCTGGTGGAACTGTTCGAACTAATTCTGCATCTAAAATGGCTTCGTCTGGCAAAATTGCATCTGTTACAATCGGATATTTCATCGCTTTTTCTTGGTTGGTAATGACTGAGAAATTGGTTACTTCTGAACCTGTGCCGCTAGTTGTAGGAATCACAACAAAAGGCATTGCTTTGACTGTTCCTAATTTTTGACCAAAAAATTTCATAGCTTTGGCTGCATCAATTGCTGATCCACCACCAATTGCTACCATCATATCACCATCAAACTCATTTAATGCACTGATCCCTGCCACAACATTTTCAATTGGCGGATCTGGAATAATGTCACTAAAAATTGCAAATTCATTTTTAGCACTAATTCTTGAAGTTACAGCATCTATCATGCCTGAACTAACAATAAATGGATCGGTTACAATAAATATTTTCTTGTTCTCATACTCTTTCAAGCGATCTAACGCATTTTCTCCAATAAATAAATCCGTTTTAAAACTTATTTTTTCCATATCTATCAACATCCCTTTCAATCCTTTTTACAGGTATTTTTGTTTAATTTAATAAAAAAAGAAGCTTTAGAAAAAAGGCAGTCATCCTGCACATCTTTCTAAAGCTTCTTTGCTATATTAGATTATCCCCACACCATTGTGAGAAACTATTCAATTCATTTATAATTTACTACTTTTGAAGAACCCTGTCAATACCAATCTAGAAATTACATAGTAAGATAGGCAATCGAAGCACGTCGTTGTACTTATTCCTTCAGCATCGTTGAGAAGGTTATTGCCCACTGTCTTTTTATGCACAACATTGTGCAATTGGCGCTGTTTCCTGCAAGTTAAGACAGGAAACTCGATAAAATTTCTACTTTTACATAGAACAACTTGTTCACTTGAAGGCACCTACTAAAAGCAATGGACAATTTGGTTACACACAATTTTGTGTGACAAATAAAAAAAGTCCCAGAGACAAGTGCGCACTGGAACAAAAGCCTATTGTTTTGCCTCGAAACAATAGTACCAGAGTATCTTAGAAGAAAAGACCTGACTTAAAGCAATCATTGCTTATTACAGTGGCGGGACCGCGTTGGATTTTCACCAAACTTCCATTTTTCTAAAATAGCATGAACAAGCTATATTTTATCTGCTTTATTATAACATATTTGAATTTCTTTGCAATCGTTAGACTTTATTTTGTCGGACCATTATGAAAAACTTTTCCACTACGCTTGTAGCTAACATCTGGGCAATTAGCACGAAAGTTTACGACTCGAGCAACTGCAAAAAAGTAATCTGATAAGCGATTCGTAAATTTCAATACATGGCTATTTATTTCGGCTGTCCAAGCAACACTAACGATATGTCGTTCTCCTCGCCTAGCAACCGTTCTCGCCATGTGCAATTGGCTCGCAACTGGTGTACCACCAGGAATAATAAATTCCTCAATTTGAGGAGGTAACTCTGTATAGAAATCAATGCGTGACTCTAACCATTTTGTTGGCTCTTTTGTCATACGATAATCACGAATACCTTCTGGTGTAGCTAAATCTGTTCCACAATCGAATAAATATTGTTGAATTTCTGCTAATTCAGCTTTAATATCTGGATTTTCACTATCATTCATTTGACTGACAATATAGCCAAGTAACGAATTCAATTCATCCAATGTTCCATATGCTGTTACTCGTGCTGAGTCTTTGCTGACTTGCGCTCCACCTACTAAACGAGTCATACCTTTGTCCCCAGTTTTTGTATAAATTTTCATGATAGAATGAACCCCTCTCTATTGTAAATAATCGACTAATTCTTTAATCCCAGCATCTTCATAAGATGAAACTCTAAATACCACTTTAGCACCTGCCAAATAAAGTCTTTTTTCGGCAGCTAGAATATCGGCCTCATTTTCTGCTAAATCAATTTTTGTCACAATCCCAATCGTTGGTTTTGCAAAAAGGGTAGCAAAAAGTGGCGCAAAAACTTGTTCTTTTTCACTAACACTGGCTAGTAATGCCACTACCTCAGCTTCAGCTGCAGTAACTGTTAGGGCGCTATAATATTGACGATGTTGAATAAACTCACCTGGTGTATCAATCATATCTGCATGAAATTGAACAGCTTGTGTTTTATGATAAGATAACTCAACACCCTTAATTCTTTGACACAAGGTTGTTTTCCCACAACCAATTGAGCCAATAAACATAACTTTTTTCATAAGTTGTCTCCTCCTTAATAAAAAGCTCGTTGAGACGTTAAACTCCGGTAAGAAAATAGAGGAAATCGATATGGCGCTTTTTGCCATCTCGGATTTACATCTTTTTCTCGAGGAGTTGGCTCATAAGAGCTAGCTTTTTTATTTTTTATAGCTTGGCTATAATTTAAGCTAAATAAAAGAAAAACACAAGCTTTGATTTTTTGCATGGCTTTATTCTAAATTTATCAGTCCGTATTTTTTTTGAAAACGTCGAATAATTTTTAGCCATGATGGGCTGAATAGCCACAGGAAAAAAACATTCGATAACGCGTGGGCTAAATCAAAATAAAAACTTGCGGCATAGGCTTGGACAAATGCAATCCAACTCAACGGATTAATATAAGCCACCACATACCATAAATTCATAATCCAGCCAAAGAGAAATCCCCAAATGAAGCCAAAAACCAAGCGACTCCACATATCTTTTAGGATGGGAGAATCTTTTAATAAACCCGCTGTAAATCCTACCATTCCCCAGCAAAACATTTGCCATGGAGTCCATGGTCCCTGTCCTAAAAACATATTCGAAACCAAAGCTGCTGTAGCTCCAACTACAAACCCACTTTCACTACCTAACACCATTGCTGAAACGATAATGACGAACGTCGTTGGCTGAACACTTGGAATCATAGCAAACGGCACACGACTCGTTGCAGCTATCGCTCCTAGCACTGCAATAAAAACAATTTCTCGCGAATGAATTTTCTTCGTTTCAAAGCGACGATACAACGGTACCATTGTCGCAATTAAAAATAAAAAACTGACTAATAAATAATACTTATCACTAATCGCTACGGAAAGTACTAGCATAAAGATTAAAAAAAGAATCAATCCCCATAAATTCTTTTTAGCTCTTAACATATGGAATCACATCCTCCCATGTTAAAGCCCTTGGTAATTGTTTACGGACCAAACGATTAATTGCTGTTGTATAAAAGAAATTATCACTAAAGAAATCTTGGACAAATCCTTCAGAAATAATTTTACCATCAAATAACAATGCAGCTCTTGTGCCATATGCTGCCGCAAACTCCATATCATGTGTCGCCATTACGATAGTGGTACCTTCTTCTTTTAGTTTTTTTAGAAGCGTACCTAAATGATGCTTCCTAACTGGATCTAACCCTTTCGTTGGTTCATCTAATAACAGGATTTCTGGATTAGATAGCAATGCCAATCCTAAAGAAACGAGTTGCTGTTCTCCACCACTACAGTCTAATGGGTTTCTAGCAGAAATATGTTCAATTTCTAGTTCCATTAGCATTTCTTTTGCCGCCAAATCGGGATTATTCAACTTGATTTGGATACTACGCTGATAAAATTCATCAAATACAGTATCATAAGCAAAATGATAAGCAGGATTTTGAGAAACATAGCCAATTCGTTCATAGCGCTCCTGTAAATCAATTTTATTCAGTCTTTTCCCTTCTAGCGTAACCTTACCTCTACGGCAATTTAATAAACCTGCTAAAACCATTAAAAACGTTGACTTTCCCGTTCCATTTTTCCCAACAATACCGATCCATTCACCTTTTTTGATTGAAAAATTTAATTCTCGCAAAATGAAACGCCCATTTTTTTCGTATTGAAAAGCAATTGATTTAGCAACTAAAAAACGATTCTCATCCCTTTTTTCTGATTCATTTTTTTGTTCATTTTCCGGTGTAGATAAAGGTGGCAATGCTCGTTGGCCTGACAATACTGAAAAAGGTAACGAGGAGGATCCCATCTCTAAAAATAAACGTGGAACTTGCGGAATAAATAACTGCTTTTCAGCTATTTTCCATAAGTTTTGAATAGCAATCATCGGTGGACTGTTTTCAATAATTTCCCCCGCATCCATCATTACTAATTTTGTAGCTAAAGGGATAACTTCGTCTAGTCGATGTTCACTCATAATGATTGTAATACCTAATTCTTCATGGATTCTTTTTAATAATCCTAAAAAATCACGTGTAGCAATCGGATCAAGCTGTGCTGTTGGTTCATCTAAAACTAGTAATTTGGGTTGTAAAATCAGAACCGATGCTAAATTTACTAATTGTTTTTGACCACCAGAAAGAGTATGAATCGACTGCTCAAGTAAATCTTGGAAGCCTAAAAAGCTGATTAATTCAGCAATTCGTTTCTCAATAATTTTAGGTGGACAACCAATATTTTCTAGCGCAAAAGCTAACTCCCCCATGACATTATCCATCACAATTTGGTTTTCTGGATTTTGAAAAACCATACCGATTTCGGTTGCTGACCGAATATCCGACAACTCTTGATAGTTTTCATTTTTATAAAATAAGGCTCCAGTTCGTGTACCAATTGGCCATAATTCTTTTTTAAAATGACGTAATAATGTCGTTTTTCCACTTCCAGAAGAACCTGCTAAAACTAAAAAATCACCTTCTTCAATGACTAAAGAATTCATAACCAAAGCTTCTTTTTTTTCCTCTGGGTAGGTAAAACTTAAATTCCTTATTTCTGCCAACGCCACCATAACAATTCCCTCCCTTCCAAAATCAACGGATAGCTTACAAATAACAAAGTTAAAACTAATAAGACTTGGTTCTGAATAATAGATAAACCCAAGGTTCCTAACTCAGGATAAATTTGTAAATTTCCAAAACCATTTAACTTACCATATATACAACTAATTAAAATTAAAGCGCCAAAAATCAAACTAAGAATATCT
This Carnobacterium maltaromaticum DSM 20342 DNA region includes the following protein-coding sequences:
- a CDS encoding ANTAR domain-containing response regulator, producing MNGRIVIVDDEPITRMDIRDILEAGGYDVVGEASDGFEAIELCKSQHPDLVIMDIQMPLLDGLKAGKKIASENLAGGIILLSAFSDPTNTERAKNFGALGYLVKPLDEKSLIPTVEMSIAKGKETQKLEEQLNKLTKKLEERKIIERAKGILMIENKITEEDAYQMIRTLSMDKRSPMIEIAEMIVMTDD
- the eutS gene encoding ethanolamine utilization microcompartment protein EutS; translation: MEEKQRMIQEYVPGKQVTLAHIIASPDQTIYEKLGLLESNYNAIGILTITPSEAAIIAVDIATKAANVQIGFIDRFSGSVVITGDVASVESALSEVLSGLETILGFTGTRITKT
- a CDS encoding 1-propanol dehydrogenase PduQ, encoding MEKISFKTDLFIGENALDRLKEYENKKIFIVTDPFIVSSGMIDAVTSRISAKNEFAIFSDIIPDPPIENVVAGISALNEFDGDMMVAIGGGSAIDAAKAMKFFGQKLGTVKAMPFVVIPTTSGTGSEVTNFSVITNQEKAMKYPIVTDAILPDEAILDAELVRTVPPAITADTGMDVLTHALEAYVSTKANDYSDALCEKVVMLVFDYLERAYRNGDDMEAREKMHNASCLAGMAFNITSLGLNHGIAHTAGAKFHIPHGRMNTLLLQHVIRYNAGITDFQSIPTSEAAKRYTALAKLLGLPASNTRIGVRSLINEIKQLQKKLNMPTTLSECGITKEVFTKEKHAIAVGALKDGCTATNPRIPKELEIEEILETMLV
- a CDS encoding cob(I)yrinic acid a,c-diamide adenosyltransferase, which encodes MKIYTKTGDKGMTRLVGGAQVSKDSARVTAYGTLDELNSLLGYIVSQMNDSENPDIKAELAEIQQYLFDCGTDLATPEGIRDYRMTKEPTKWLESRIDFYTELPPQIEEFIIPGGTPVASQLHMARTVARRGERHIVSVAWTAEINSHVLKFTNRLSDYFFAVARVVNFRANCPDVSYKRSGKVFHNGPTK
- a CDS encoding EutP/PduV family microcompartment system protein, with product MKKVMFIGSIGCGKTTLCQRIKGVELSYHKTQAVQFHADMIDTPGEFIQHRQYYSALTVTAAEAEVVALLASVSEKEQVFAPLFATLFAKPTIGIVTKIDLAENEADILAAEKRLYLAGAKVVFRVSSYEDAGIKELVDYLQ
- a CDS encoding ECF transporter S component; protein product: MLRAKKNLWGLILFLIFMLVLSVAISDKYYLLVSFLFLIATMVPLYRRFETKKIHSREIVFIAVLGAIAATSRVPFAMIPSVQPTTFVIIVSAMVLGSESGFVVGATAALVSNMFLGQGPWTPWQMFCWGMVGFTAGLLKDSPILKDMWSRLVFGFIWGFLFGWIMNLWYVVAYINPLSWIAFVQAYAASFYFDLAHALSNVFFLWLFSPSWLKIIRRFQKKYGLINLE
- a CDS encoding ABC transporter ATP-binding protein; this encodes MVALAEIRNLSFTYPEEKKEALVMNSLVIEEGDFLVLAGSSGSGKTTLLRHFKKELWPIGTRTGALFYKNENYQELSDIRSATEIGMVFQNPENQIVMDNVMGELAFALENIGCPPKIIEKRIAELISFLGFQDLLEQSIHTLSGGQKQLVNLASVLILQPKLLVLDEPTAQLDPIATRDFLGLLKRIHEELGITIIMSEHRLDEVIPLATKLVMMDAGEIIENSPPMIAIQNLWKIAEKQLFIPQVPRLFLEMGSSSLPFSVLSGQRALPPLSTPENEQKNESEKRDENRFLVAKSIAFQYEKNGRFILRELNFSIKKGEWIGIVGKNGTGKSTFLMVLAGLLNCRRGKVTLEGKRLNKIDLQERYERIGYVSQNPAYHFAYDTVFDEFYQRSIQIKLNNPDLAAKEMLMELEIEHISARNPLDCSGGEQQLVSLGLALLSNPEILLLDEPTKGLDPVRKHHLGTLLKKLKEEGTTIVMATHDMEFAAAYGTRAALLFDGKIISEGFVQDFFSDNFFYTTAINRLVRKQLPRALTWEDVIPYVKS